Within Falco cherrug isolate bFalChe1 chromosome 12, bFalChe1.pri, whole genome shotgun sequence, the genomic segment ACCAAACTGTCtcctttcatttagaaaaatgtaacaaGCCTCTTTTGgaaaatggttttttttatggtaCAGAAATGTACTTCAAAATACACGATGAACTGCGATACAAATGCTATCCAGGCTACCACACTCCAGGTGGTGGTACTGAAGCTACTGTACAATGTCGACCAGAAGGATGGTCCTCCCAGCCAAGCTGTGCTAAAACGTTTGGTAGGgttctgcatttttctccttcGTAAAGTCTTACATGTATCGAATTCTACTGTTTTTGCTGTACCTGTAGGGCCAGACTGCCTGTCTGAGGAGTACTAATGTGGGTTCTCAGCTGTAACTCCTGGGAAGAAGTTGCCAAATTCCACATGCTGCTAGTTTTGTGAAATTGTATACATAAAATTATACGTAGAAGGAATCGCTATAGATGAAATCATGttgtttcaaataaaaccaTTGCCATTCAAACTTTCTTCCCAAATGATGGCTTGTGTAACTTGTGTAAACTACTGCATTTGTAATTATATCTTATTTGCAAAGTTTTTGCCTTGGATATGATCACTGTTAAGGtatatataatgaaaattttacAGTAATTGATCCTTTTGTTTGAAGTTATTAATATGCATATGCTTTACTTATTTAAGAGTCATGTCAAGTTCCCAATTTGCAGCACGGCAGCTACTTCACAGCCCAACAAGAGCTTCGACTGAATGAGAGGCTGCTATATAAATGTGATGAGGGGTATCACACTGCAGGAGGAAACACTACAGAAGAAGCAGTGTGTCTATCATATGGGTGGTCCCTTACTCCAAACTGCACTAGTACGTAATGGGCTGGAAAATAATTCTccttaaaatgtgatttattccacaaatgaacaaaaattttgcaaaaaggCTTGTTTTAAAGCTGGAGGGGGGGAAGCCTTTTCACCGCTGTGTGTGTTCTTCCTAGGAATAACTTGCTCCTCTTTGAGTGCAATAGCACATGGAGGTTTCTATCCTGTGAAGAAAATCTATGAAGAGGGAGACGTAGTTCACTTTTTCTGTGAGGAAAATTATTCTGTCAGTGAATTTGACTTAATTCAATGTTATTATTTTGGATGGTATCCAGAGCCTCCGGTGTGTGAAGGTACcttatttttatagttttatCATGTCAAATTCTTAGTGAAAGATGAGCAACTTCTTTCATGAAATGCTTTATCAAtacaacataaaaatatgttttttgtACTAGTTTACCACCTAAATAGAAATCAAGTGTTAGCTGACAGGtatggagcagaggaggaagcaaTGAGAATAGGAATTAATTTTCATCTAACAATAGAGCAGATACTGTCTGTTGCTGTTGTTCCTCTGGACATTGTCTTCTGGAGAAGCAAGAATCAACAATTATGCAGAAGTTGTTCAGCCCCTGGAGCTCGAGTTTAACCATGTTCAGGTTACATGAAGGTTTAATGAAGCATGTTTAATCCTGCCTTGTGAGCTGGGAACCTGCCTCTtgaaaggcattaaaaataaaatttgtaacAAGTTTCTCTTGAATTCTTGGGGATTGTGGTACTTTTCAGAGTACAGCCTCACCAAACTATGTATGTTTTCAACAGAATTAACTAGAAAGGTCATTCTGAGGACTGAACCACACCTTTAGCAATCACTGTCGCTTCCCCAATCATTGAGGGATAACGGACATTCTCAGAAAAGAGACTTTCAAAAGAATGAAAGGTCTACTGAGCCAGGTGAAATACAGTATACAGCAGAAATCAGTATAAATCAATAATTAGGCTAATAGAGAACTTACAATATTGTTCAACATACCTTGATTGTTGTAGGTCATTATTTTATCTTAATGTTGTTCCCTTCATCTGAGCTTTAGGAGATCTCACTGCCTCATGGTAACAAAATCTCTGCTTTATGTGTAAGGTATGCCAGCTGATGATGACGGAGGGTGGGACAATCAATCATTTTTATTGGTTTAAGCTAAATCTAAGATAATCTCTTCtccaatatatttttctcagGATTTTTTCCCATGAAGTatgttttctaaacaaaatttAATAATCATTGTGTGTGATTGATTAACGATTGAGATTAAAAAAGTTATATTTAGCCTTTAAAATTTATAGGTGTGTTAAGCACAGTTTTCAGTAAAATCAGTGTTTTATAATTCCTTTATAGCTAATCTTGTAGAAGAATATGTGATTGAGTACAAAGGTGAAATTCATCTTCCCTTCCTAGCAGGCACAGTAGTATTTAAAATGCACCGGAATCTCCCAATTAAATGGCACATGTTGGGACCCCAGCCCTGTATTTATTCTGATGACACAGCAGGATTTTTTCCTGAGTGAGTGCAGAGAAGGTGGGGTGCTCAGGAGTATGAAAACAAGGCCTAAATCTTGTTTTAAGAATACAGTAATCACAAACTTAATTTCAGGATAGGAAATgggttatttttattgctgcttttgtaGCATTAGAATTAATACATAAGCTGCTTTAAATATTATATCAATGGAGGGTATGGGAAATCTCTATTTCCTGAAGTCCTTTAAAGAACACTTTATTAAGTCTCTGTGGagaaatgacagatttttttatagcAGTGCAGTAGCGTAATACTTCTATATTTCTTGAAtgcaaaaatcacttttttgttctggtttcctattattttaaagaaaatgagagcaTTTCTTCTGGatcaacaaaaaatgttttttgagtGACAGGCTTGCATGCTATATAGTAAAATGAACTGTGTACATGGTTTTGattagtgagaaaaaaatatgctgcttttattttcagatgtaaaaaataaatgtcctcCACCACCACTTCCTCCTCATGCCCGTACCATTGCAGTTAGAAGAACATATCGTAATGGAGACAAAGTTACTATACAGTGTCAAAGGACCTTTAAAATAAGAGGATCTGAGGAAATCCagtgtgaaaaaggaaaatggacaTCACCCCCTATTTGTATTGGTTAGTACCTTTGTGAAGACTGACAACTGAACTGAAAAGATTCTTCAAACAATGCTTTAATTTTCTGGAGAGCCTCAGTATCCATATCTGCAAAACTGTGTATGCTCTCCTCTGTTCAAATGCTTGAGAGGTAAAGTGTTGCATAATTTGCAGACAATCTGTGTTCACAGTTTAAAGAGAAAGTATGAGCTAGGTGAATTCAGCTGACACCAGTATTGTCTATTTTTCCCCTGGAATACTGATTTTATTACATCTTACAACGCATCAGTGTCTGTTTTGGTATTTGAAAATGAGttatttctgagaaaactgGTTCTAAGTTTCTGCTATAGTTATAGGAATGATGGATAAGTGGGCATCTGAGGCACCACCATCAATTGAGGCAGATGCAGAAATGAGAGCAAACAAAACATATCGCAATGAAGATACAGGTAGGAGAACATTGCCTTTCTGTTTAAAAGGGACTTCACTACTCTCCAATGCTATTATAGGTTTTTTATGACTACTCTTACTACTTTTTTGCTATAGTATGTTTCCTTATTCTTGAAAATGTTTGCATGTGCTACAGATGTCAGTGTAGCAGTCTGAATGAATGAAAGGCAGTGGCCTTGTTGCTTGTTCCTGGTGATTGTAAACTACACCTATAAGCTTattctgtatttgtaattttatttcatacctTAGCATTTACCTTCAGTCATTTTGTACCCTTTCTGTTAATGTTGTTTGAACATGCAAATTCATGAGTATATTGATCTCCTGACCTCCTGCATCAAGATGACCTGACTAGcagaaggaggaaaggctgtggatgttgtctacctggacctttGGCACCGTTTCCCGCAGCACCTCCtggggaaactggctgctcgtggcttggacgggtgtgctctgtgctgggttaaaagctgctGGAGGGCTGAGCCCAGAGAGCGGTGGTGAAAGGAGTTAAATCCCACTGGCAGCCATTCAAGAGCGGTGTGCCCCAGGGCTCCGTACTGGGGACAGTCCTGTTCAATATCTTTATTGACAATCTGGAGGAGGGGaccgagtgcaccctcagtgagtttgcagaggacaccaagctgggggggagtgctgatctgctggaggtcaggctggctctgcaggggggtctgggcaggctggctctgcaggggggttggactgatgggctgaggccagctgtatgaggttcaacaaggaacattgctgggtcctgcacttggggcacaacagccccacacaacgctacaggcggggggaggggcggctggaaagctgcctggccaAAAAGGACCTGAGCTTGTTGATCAACAGCCACctgaacaggagccagcagtgtgcccaggtggccaagcaGCCCgacagcaccctggcttgtaccagacacagtgtggccagcagggctggggaagcgATAGTCCCCCAGTAcgcagcactggtgaggccgcacctggaatcctgtggctggttctgggcccctcactgcaggagggacactgaggggctggagcgtgtccagagatgggcaacgaggctggggaaggggctggagcacaaggtctgtgaggagcagctgagggaactgggggtgtttagtctggagaagagaggatCTTGCTGCTCTCCGCAGCtccctggcaggaggctgtaggcaggtgggggttggtctttCCCAGACAGCAAGCaacaagacaagaggaaacagcctccggttgtgccaggggaggtttagatcggatattaggaaaaatgtcttcacagacagggaggtgatgcattggaacaggctgcccagggaggcggtggaatcaccatccctggaggtgtttaaaaaacctcatggatgtggtgcttaaggacatggtttagtgatgggcttggcaggcctgggttaacggttggacctgatgatctcaaatgGCTTTTCTGACCTAACCGgtcctatgattctatgaaatagaATGCCTGTTTGCAATTCAGTAAGGCAAGTGtagtgtttctgaaaatgaaatttgaaaaagaaacaatattgGTTTACGTTTTCTTTGTACGTAACTTTTTTGCTCCATCTATTATAAGTCTGATACATTTGCCAGTGTTAACGTTGTTTTAAAGATCTAATTACCTATCTCCTTACCTCGTGTCAGAAATGCAGCAAGACTGTACCTCTCCACCTGGGATTAAAAATGGTGGTGTACTCGGTCCGTTACTGACAAGTTACAAAAATGGTTCCTCAGTAGAATATGTTTGtcagcatttgcattttttggA encodes:
- the F13B gene encoding coagulation factor XIII B chain yields the protein METVMKMRFKSCFFFLVMMYSGKLFAEEKPCDLPHIENGKIAQYYYNFKSYYFPMHKEKKLSYSCMVGYTTETGTQDGRITCTAKGWSPVPRCYKKCNKPLLENGFFYGTEMYFKIHDELRYKCYPGYHTPGGGTEATVQCRPEGWSSQPSCAKTFESCQVPNLQHGSYFTAQQELRLNERLLYKCDEGYHTAGGNTTEEAVCLSYGWSLTPNCTRITCSSLSAIAHGGFYPVKKIYEEGDVVHFFCEENYSVSEFDLIQCYYFGWYPEPPVCEDVKNKCPPPPLPPHARTIAVRRTYRNGDKVTIQCQRTFKIRGSEEIQCEKGKWTSPPICIVIGMMDKWASEAPPSIEADAEMRANKTYRNEDTEMQQDCTSPPGIKNGGVLGPLLTSYKNGSSVEYVCQHLHFLDGPSTVYCEQGNWTEPPACLEPCSLNVTDMNSSNIELKWRQEELIFLHGDLIEFECKQGYSFLQTTIPSPGRTQCNHGRLKYPKCIMQAPTEKCDSPPSIVNGALTRPPLTQYDNGSSVQYSCSDYHFLEGSERIYCSEGQWTSPPVCIEPCTLSKNEMEKNNVLLQEFYKNQVYFYHGDYVGFYCKQNHFGAESGTTLFQVQCKRGQLTYPRCIERAK